The DNA segment CGGCCCCCCTCCGCCGACGGGCCCGGCGTCCCGGGGAACGGCGCGCCGGTGGCGAAATAGATCACCGTGTTGGCGCCGAACAGGAAGACCACGAGGCCCACGGCGCCGAAGACCACCGCGGCCATGCGCTGCGCCCGGCGCGACACGGTGATCCCCCACGAGAAGCAGAAGCCCCAGAGGCCGTTGGCGAAGTGGAACACGCTCGCCGCGATGCCGAAGAGGTAGACGAGCGCGATCACCGGGACGCCGCCCACCGTCGACGCCATGTCGGCGCACAGCCGCGGGTAGAACTCCTCGGGCGCCATCCGGCCCAGCCACTTCTGCGCCCAGTACGACCAGAGGTGGAAGCCGATGAACGCGAAGGCGAGCACCCCGGTGACCCGCTGCAGCGTGTACATCCAGTTGCGCGAGAACGTGTAGCTGCCGACGTTCGGCTTGCCCTCGAGCACCAGCTTGACGCCGTAGAGGGCGTGGAACGCGAGCGGCAGCACGACGAGCCCGATCTCGAGCACGGGCAGGTACGGCATGTGCGAGATATCGGCGACGGCCGCGTCGAACCGCTCCTGCCCCTGGAGCGCCTTCGCGTTCGTCCAGAAATGGAAGAGCAGGAAACCGCCCACGGGGAGGGCGCCGGTGAGAGAATGCAGCTTGCGCAGGAGAAAGGACCGGCGGCTCTCGTGAAAGAGCGATCTCGCGGGGGTTGCCTCGGACACGCTGACCTCGATGGAAGGCGGGCGCGGCGGGTGTATGGGATGCCCCGG comes from the Sorangium aterium genome and includes:
- a CDS encoding succinate dehydrogenase — its product is MSEATPARSLFHESRRSFLLRKLHSLTGALPVGGFLLFHFWTNAKALQGQERFDAAVADISHMPYLPVLEIGLVVLPLAFHALYGVKLVLEGKPNVGSYTFSRNWMYTLQRVTGVLAFAFIGFHLWSYWAQKWLGRMAPEEFYPRLCADMASTVGGVPVIALVYLFGIAASVFHFANGLWGFCFSWGITVSRRAQRMAAVVFGAVGLVVFLFGANTVIYFATGAPFPGTPGPSAEGGRTCADIASSSTGSTGAPARAAIGAGVGAPASH